The Arachis hypogaea cultivar Tifrunner chromosome 16, arahy.Tifrunner.gnm2.J5K5, whole genome shotgun sequence genome contains a region encoding:
- the LOC112697759 gene encoding uncharacterized protein — translation MKVSGFWPLFFLLAVAAALAFLNFLSSDGGSNFSDLPVTNYGHGTSEIVTRRKLKENDSKRTSKDKVDNRLINLDDYAGKNGPYKAVRTEPIEHGTPYLPFLPRPPPPDLPSPDGYSDLSDLPSPGVYSDLPTPGGF, via the exons ATGAAGGTTTCTGGGTTTTGGCCATTGTTCTTCTTGCTCGCTGTGGCAGCAGCTTTAGCATTCCTTAACTTCTTATCGTCCGATGGTGGATCCAACTTTTCCG ATTTGCCTGTTACCAACTATGGACATGGAACATCGGAAATTGTAACAAGAAGGAAACTCAAG GAAAATGATAGCAAGAGAACAAGTAAGGACAAAGTTGATAATAGACTCATTAATCTAGATGATTATGCCGGTAAAAATGGTCCATATAAAGCTGTAAGAACTGAACCTATTGAGCATGGAACTCCTTATTTGCCATTTCTCCCAAGACCTCCACCTCCCGATCTTCCTAGCCCCGACGGATATTCCGATCTATCCGATCTTCCTAGCCCCGGTGTATATTCCGATCTTCCTACCCCCGGAGGTTTTTAA